Sequence from the Candidatus Lokiarchaeota archaeon genome:
ATCGCCGATAATCACGATTTATTGATTTCACGTTTCGGTAGCTTCGAACCAATGCGGACGCTTTCAGGAGGAGAGCAGGTCTTGGCTGGACTTGCTGTACGCCTTGGATTTGCACGAGCCCTGGCTACGAGCGATCTCTTGATGCTTGATGAGCCGACAGCATACCTCGATGACCAGCGAAAGGCCGAACTTGTTGAGACACTTGACAATGTGACTCCTGCAAATCAGCTGCTCATAGTTACCCATGATGACGAGTTTCAGAGGGTGGCGCAGCGCGTCATTCACGTTGACAAGGACGAAAGCATGCTGGTATCAAGCATCTCCCATGAAGGATGATGTGGTCGCTTCCATTGATTTCGTCCCGTGAGTCACAATGCAGGGTCTTCAGTTATGAATTGGTGATTGCATGAGACTACAGAACGACAAAGTGGCAATGAGTGATACCGAGAAATTCTACTTCGTCTTGAGTGTGATTCTCGGCATTGCGGCAGCCTTTCTGACGTACGGACTCTCCATTCTTCTTGTCGCTCTGGCGTGGTATCTCCACTACAAATCTGAGAAGCGGCGCGAACGCAAAATGCGAGAGAAGGCCAGACAGATTCGAGCTCCTCTTCTGGAAGGCAAATCTAGGATTGCGGATTTACGTGGGTATGATCGCTATCTGCCCACGAAGAAAAAGCAGCTCTATCAGGAGCCCTTTCGAAAGGTCAAGAATC
This genomic interval carries:
- a CDS encoding AAA family ATPase, with protein sequence NKLDGLKEDVSKLRERIGILEDEQIPQAEELYEESKKAAENIEEIGEKQRKAAKALKVVNRIRQFYREVQKPLRRRDTSRASRHATEIFKTLIGSNEYDQIRIADNHDLLISRFGSFEPMRTLSGGEQVLAGLAVRLGFARALATSDLLMLDEPTAYLDDQRKAELVETLDNVTPANQLLIVTHDDEFQRVAQRVIHVDKDESMLVSSISHEG